The genomic stretch AAACCACTCGATTAAAGAAATAGGATTCAATTTTGATGTAACTACTCTTCACAATTCTGCTTTTACTCTTATTTTTCTTTTACTTACAATCGTTTCGGTCTATTTTCTCAGTTTATTATTTTGGGGAAATGCTTATTTTTCCACAGCATTTCAATTCTTTGGAATAAATTTTTTGGAAGTTATTTTTTATATTATAATTTTGGCAGTAATCGAGGAGCTTGTTTTTCGGGGAATTGCTTTCAGAATTCTACTTGATAATTTCGGTGGAATAACTGCACTTATAATCACTTCGATTGTATTTATGCTCGCTCATTCATTAAATAATTATATTTCACTTGTAGCTTATATTAATATTTTTTTTGCAGGAATTCTAATGGGGCTTATGTATATTAAATCCCGTTCGGTATATCCAATGATTATTTTTCATGCAGGATGGAATTTGATTTTAGCATTTGTAATTGGTTCACCAGTGAGTGGAATCAGCTATACGAGCTATAAAAATACCGATCAAAACAAACTGTCTGAATTTATGTTGGGTGGTTCATTTGGTTTGGAAGAAGGATTTTTAACTACTATTCTTTTGTTTATAATGATATTTACAGTTATAAAATTTTTCAAGGAATCCCCCAAAGTTTTATCATTAGAATTCAAAAGATATTACAGTTAATTTCTTCCGCCTTTAATTGCCGGCAGATGGATTTCTATCTCAGTGAACTCCTCTTGAACGCTTCTTATCTCAAATTTTCCACTATATATATCAATGATTCTTCTTATGATGCTTAGTCCTAAACCAGTCCCTTGCTGTTCATAAGTATTACGGTCAAACTGCACAAATTCTTCGAGTTTTCTAATCTGTTCCTGATTCATACCGCGACCAAAATCTTTGACGATTATTATGAAGATTTTATTCTCGAAAGATGTTTTAATTGATATTTCAGTTGATTTTTCTGAGAATTTGAAGCTGTTATCGAGAATTTCGTCTATCAATTTCTTGAAATGTTCTTCGTAAATCAAAACATCGGCATCAACCAGTTCCAATATAAGGTCTTCATCCCTCTGGAATTCGCTTGCTTTACCAAGAGCTACATCCCTGATGAAAATATCAGCCATAAAGGTTTTGTTTTTCTGAAATTTCATTCTTTCGGATTCAGTAGCACAAATAAGTTCTAAATTTGCATAAAGCAAATAATTTTCAAAAGTCCTTTGAAGTCTTTGCCCTGACTGATGAATATTTTTTATCATATCAAGAACATCACTTTCTTTTATTATTTTTTTATTTTTCATCAGAAACTCAGAAAAGCCTAAAATAACATTAAGTGGAGTTCTGATTTCATGTGGCATAGTTTTACGAAGATTAGTCTGAAGATTCTCAATTTTTTGGGTTAAATGTGATTCTCTTTTATGTTTTTTCTCCAATCTGACTTTTACGGTATTTAAAAGTTCATCTACATCATAAGGCTTGGTGATGAAATCATCAGCGCCCAAATTCATTGCTTCTCTAATATCGAATTTATTCGTTTTTGCAGATAGGAAAATTACCGGTATTGCAGCTGTTTCTGGGTTCTCTTGTAGTTTTTTTAATAGCTCATAGCC from Ignavibacteriota bacterium encodes the following:
- a CDS encoding CPBP family intramembrane metalloprotease, which produces MSSIFLWDLDYYEILILIILILVTPAIQLLRKNHSIKEIGFNFDVTTLHNSAFTLIFLLLTIVSVYFLSLLFWGNAYFSTAFQFFGINFLEVIFYIIILAVIEELVFRGIAFRILLDNFGGITALIITSIVFMLAHSLNNYISLVAYINIFFAGILMGLMYIKSRSVYPMIIFHAGWNLILAFVIGSPVSGISYTSYKNTDQNKLSEFMLGGSFGLEEGFLTTILLFIMIFTVIKFFKESPKVLSLEFKRYYS
- a CDS encoding response regulator, which codes for MSELILVIEDEPEINRDLVRFLELSDYEVINAADGNAGFLAAVNNIPDLIISDIMIPGLNGYELLKKLQENPETAAIPVIFLSAKTNKFDIREAMNLGADDFITKPYDVDELLNTVKVRLEKKHKRESHLTQKIENLQTNLRKTMPHEIRTPLNVILGFSEFLMKNKKIIKESDVLDMIKNIHQSGQRLQRTFENYLLYANLELICATESERMKFQKNKTFMADIFIRDVALGKASEFQRDEDLILELVDADVLIYEEHFKKLIDEILDNSFKFSEKSTEISIKTSFENKIFIIIVKDFGRGMNQEQIRKLEEFVQFDRNTYEQQGTGLGLSIIRRIIDIYSGKFEIRSVQEEFTEIEIHLPAIKGGRN